In one window of Mercurialis annua linkage group LG4, ddMerAnnu1.2, whole genome shotgun sequence DNA:
- the LOC126679573 gene encoding protein CROWDED NUCLEI 1: MFTPQRKVWSGWSLTPRSDKTGSGSNPNGVNNMNAGDGSVLKGKTVAFAEPVTPNGVGTVFDSGDDIGLVEKISKLENELFDYQYNMGLLLIEKKEWSSKYEELKQAITEVTDLLKREQAAHLIAISDAERREENLRKVLGVEKQCVLDLEKAVREMRSENAELKFTADSKLAEANALIISVEEKSLEVESKLRAADAKLAEVSRKSSELDRKSQEVESRESALRRERMSFIQEKEAHDSAFSRQREDLREWERKLQEGEERLSKGQRIINQREERANDNDRIFKQKEKDLEEMQKKIDEANTTLKKKEDDMSIRLANLTLKEKEFDTVRRKLEMKEEELHVLEEKLNSREKVEIQKLIDDHNAILEGKKHEFEVEAAQKRKSLDEELKNKVKEVEKKEAEVKHMDEKFVKREQALDKRSDKLKEKEKEFEEKSKALKEREKTIKSEEKSLDNEKQQLNSEKEDLLTLKAELEKIKAANEDQLLKIHEEKDQLKVIEEERVEYVHLQSELKEEREKCRLQEQLFLKEVEDLKMQKENFEREWEDLDEKRAEIEKELKRILEQKEKFEKQRILEEERIRNEKQAVDDYVKSEREALELAKESFKADMEHERSALAEKTLSERQQVLHEFELKLSELENDMQKRQEEMEKVLQEKEKLFEEEKEGELRNINFLRDLAKREMEEMKLERIRLEKERQEIEGNQKHLQEQQLEMRVDINNLDGLSKKLKDHREQFIKEKERFIVFVEQHKSCKNCGEITSEFVLSDLISSQDIENADILRDKGQVTDIATGHDTYNTAAISVQETDMSPDASRSVSPVSWLRKCTSKIFRFSPGNKMDSAAVQNLDAPFSSGNMAEPSKRLDFMTHEPELSFGNGNEIVDVQRIQLDSSIREAEAGQDDQSTINSQAPESHEGIQPSDVQPSRQTQKRGRPRITRTRSVKAVVQDAKAILGESLDLIDDTEDSSHLKAESRDESSLVDKQISRNARKRRNTRTSQNTVSERDADENEGHSDSITTGKRRKRQPKVTAGRPPAENRYNLRRPKVGVTVVNAKTLSVADSEDKEDDGLKGPSVIGIASENGGSTHFEQLELVSYTGDGDADTARNLVENATLSEEVNGTPEEAGDSAVADDDEDDEDEESESEHPGEASIKKKLWTFFTT, encoded by the exons ATGTTTACGCCACAAAGGAAAGTGTGGTCCGGGTGGTCTCTCACGCCGCGGAGTGATAAAACCGGGTCTGGGTCGAACCCGAATGGGGTAAATAATATGAACGCTGGAGATGGCAGTGTTTTGAAGGGAAAGACTGTGGCCTTTGCTGAACCAGTGACTCCTAATGGGGTGGGAACTGTATTCGACAGTGGTGATGATATTGGATTGGTCGAGAAAATTTCGAAGCTTGAAAATGAG CTGTTCGACTATCAGTACAATATGGGGCTTCTCTTGATTGAGAAGAAAGAGTGGTCTTCTAAGTATGAAGAACTTAAGCAAGCAATTACAGAAGTTACAGATCTGTTGAAGCGAGAACAAGCAGCACACTTAATTGCTATATCTGATGCTGAGAGGCGAGAGGAGAATTTGAGGAAGGTGCTGGGTGTGGAGAAACAGTGCGTGCTTGAT CTGGAGAAAGCAGTACGTGAGATGCGATCTGAAAATGCTGAGCTTAAATTTACTGCTGATTCAAAGTTGGCAGAAGCAAATGCATTGATCATTAGCGTTGAAGAAAAGTCTCTCGAGGTGGAGTCAAAACTACGTGCTGCTGATGCCAAGCTTGCTGAAGTGAGTAGAAAAAGTTCAGAGCTTGATAGGAAATCACAGGAGGTGGAATCTCGAGAAAGTGCTCTTCGTAGGGAGCGCATGTCCTTCATTCAAGA GAAAGAAGCACATGATTCTGCTTTTTCCAGGCAAAGGGAGGACTTGAGAGAATGGGAAAGGAAATTACAAGAGGGAGAAGAAAGGTTATCTAAAGGTCAAAGGATAATAAATCAAAGAGAGGAGAGGGCAAACGATAATGATAGGATCTTTAAGCAAAAAGAGAAAGACCTTGAAGAGATGCAAAAGAAGATTGATGAAGCAAATACAACcttgaaaaagaaagaagatGACATGAGCATCCGGCTGGCTAATCTGACTCTTAAAGAGAAG GAATTTGACACTGTAAGAAGGAAATTAGAGATGAAAGAGGAAGAGTTACATGTACTAGAAGAAAAGCTGAATTCTAGAGAAAAA GTTGAGATTCAGAAGCTCATTGATGATCACAATGCTATTTTGGAAGGTAAGAAGCATGAGTTTGAAGTGGAAGCTGCCCAAAAGAGGAAATCTCTTGACGAGGAACTGAAAAACAAGGTGAAAGAAGTAGAAAAGAAAGAAGCTGAAGTCAAACATATGGATGAGAAATTTGTAAAAAGAGAACAGGCATTGGATAAAAGATCAGATAAACTTAAGGAGAAGGAGAAGGAGTTTGAGGAAAAATCCAAAGCTTTGAAGGAAAGAGAGAAGACCATCAAATCTGAGGAAAAGAGCTTGGACAATGAGAAACAGCAATTAAATTCTGAGAAAGAAGATCTTTTGACTCTTAAGGCTGAACTTGAGAAGATAAAAGCTGCAAATGAAGACCAGCTACTGAAGATTCACGAAGAGAAGGATCAGCTCAAAGTAATTGAAGAAGAGAGGGTTGAGTATGTCCATTTGCAATCTGAACtgaaagaagagagagaaaagtgCAGGCTTCAGGAACAACTCTTTCTGAAGGAGGTTGAAGATTTAAAGATGCaaaaagagaattttgagaggGAATGGGAAGATCTCGATGAGAAAAGGGCTGAGATTGAGAAAGAGTTGAAGAGGATTTTGGAACAGAAGGAAAAGTTTGAAAAGCAAAGAATCTTGGAAGAAGAAAGAATAAGGAATGAAAAACAAGCTGTGGACGACTATGTGAAAAGTGAGAGGGAAGCTCTTGAACTTGCCAAAGAATCTTTTAAGGCTGATATGGAGCATGAACGCTCTGCACTAGCTGAGAAAACTCTTAGTGAGAGACAACAGGTGCTGCATGAATTTGAGCTGAAATTGAGTGAACTTGAGAATGATATGCAAAAAAGACAGGAGGAAATGGAAAAGGTGTTGCAAGAAAAGGAGAAATTGTTTGAGGAAGAGAAGGAAGGAGAATTGAGGAACATTAATTTCTTAAGAGATCTAGCTAAAAGAGAAATGGAGGAGATGAAATTAGAAAGAATTAGATTAGAAAAGGAAAGGCAAGAAATTGAGGGAAATCAAAAGCATCTCCAAGAGCAACAACTCGAAATGCGAGTTGATATCAATAACCTTGATGGTCTAAGCAAGAAATTGAAGGATCACAGGGAAcaatttattaaagaaaaagagCGCTTTATTGTATTTGTTGAACAACACAAGAGTTGCAAGAATTGTGGCGAAATAACCTCCGAGTTTGTGCTTTCTGATTTAATATCTTCACAAGATATTGAAAATGCAGATATCCTTCGCGACAAAGGACAGGTTACTGATATAGCTACTGGACATGATACTTATAATACGGCTGCTATTTCGGTGCAAGAGACTGATATGTCTCCAGATGCATCTCGTTCAGTATCCCCGGTATCCTGGCTCCGCAAATGCACATCGAAGATTTTTAGGTTTTCTCCAGGCAATAAGATGGATTCTGCTGCTGTACAAAATTTGGATGCTCCTTTTTCCTCTGGAAACATGGCAGAACCATCAAAAAGATTAGATTTTATGACACATGAACCGGAGTTGTCTTttggaaatggaaatgaaatAGTGGATGTCCAGAGGATACAATTGGATTCTAGCATCAGAGAGGCTGAAGCTGGACAGGATGACCAGAGCACCATCAACAGTCAGGCACCAGAATCTCATGAAGGAATACAGCCTTCTGATGTGCAGCCGTCTCGTCAGACTCAAAAGAGAGGTAGGCCCAGAATTACTAGGACACGCTCGGTAAAGGCAGTTGTGCAGGATGCAAAGGCTATACTTGGGGAATCCTTGGACCTAATTGATGATACAGAAGATTCTAGCCATCTGAAGGCTGAAAGCCGTGATGAGTCCAGTCTTGTAGATAAGCAAATTTCAAGAAATGCACGGAAGCGGAGAAATACTCGCACTTCTCAAAATACAGTTAGTGAGCGTGATGCTGATGAGAATGAGGGACATTCTGATAGTATCACAACTGGGAAACGCAGGAAGAGGCAACCAAAAGTTACTGCTGGGCGACCTCCAGCGGAAAACCGATATAATCTTCGACGTCCTAAAGT TGGGGTCACAGTTGTAAATGCCAAAACCTTGTCTGTTGCCGACTCGGAAGATAAGGAGGATGATGGTTTAAAGGGTCCAAGTGTAATCGGTATTGCTAGTGAAAATGGCGGAAGTACACACTTTGAACAG TTGGAGTTGGTCTCGTACACTGGGGATGGTGATGCTGATACAGCAAGAAACTTGGTTGAAAATGCCACATTGAGTGAGGAGGTAAATGGCACCCCTGAAGAGGCTGGGGACTCGGCGGTTGCAGATGACGACgaagatgatgaagatgaagaatCTGAATCTGAGCATCCGGGCGAAGCTTCAATAAAAAAGAAGCTCTGGACTTTCTTCACAACGTAA